A region of Pyxidicoccus parkwaysis DNA encodes the following proteins:
- a CDS encoding YceI family protein — MSHRLLALAALLSLPALAAEPTSTSTSQAFVFNDPNSRDTVAFMLDAPLEVINGLSNQLHGRVEVKGNKASGKFQVPVKSLKTGNETRDGHLQNDRWLDAAKNPDIVFEFADLALPAALEPGKPVKVQGKGRFTVHGVTREEPVEVTATYFKESAETKNRAAGDLLRVRAKFQIPLEAYGIKRTEALVLKVGETAEVSVDAWGSTQFKL; from the coding sequence ATGTCACATCGCCTTCTTGCTCTCGCCGCGCTGCTGTCCCTTCCCGCTCTCGCCGCCGAGCCCACGTCCACGTCCACGTCCCAGGCCTTCGTCTTCAACGACCCGAACAGCCGCGACACCGTGGCCTTCATGCTGGACGCGCCGCTGGAGGTCATCAACGGCCTGTCCAACCAGCTCCATGGCCGCGTCGAGGTGAAGGGCAACAAGGCCAGCGGGAAGTTCCAGGTGCCCGTGAAGTCCCTCAAGACGGGCAACGAGACGCGCGACGGGCACCTCCAGAATGATCGCTGGCTGGACGCGGCGAAGAACCCGGACATCGTCTTCGAGTTCGCCGACCTCGCGCTGCCCGCCGCGCTGGAGCCGGGCAAGCCGGTGAAGGTGCAGGGCAAGGGCCGCTTCACCGTGCACGGTGTCACGCGCGAGGAGCCGGTGGAGGTGACGGCCACGTACTTCAAGGAGTCCGCCGAGACGAAGAATCGCGCCGCCGGCGATTTGCTGCGCGTGCGCGCGAAGTTCCAGATTCCGCTCGAGGCCTACGGCATCAAGCGGACGGAAGCGCTGGTGCTCAAGGTGGGGGAGACCGCCGAGGTCTCCGTCGACGCCTGGGGCTCCACGCAGTTCAAGCTGTAG
- the bufB gene encoding MNIO family bufferin maturase, with protein sequence MVATYAQRHGLKPLGAGVGLRRSFYEELPRTERPLDWVEIIPENFLTLGGRPQRTLDACVERWPVLPHGVGLDIGGPDALDADYVTRLAALVKRVDAPFFSDHLCYSRLDGVYLHDLLPLPFSEAVVEHVVPRVREVMARVGKPFLLENPSYYARMPGGTLPEADFLRHVVEEADCGLLLDVNNVYVNALNHGYDARAFVDALPLERVVQVHLAGHTRYPDVIIDTHGDRVCDDVWSLYRYVLERTGPVATLIEWDQDIPSMDAVLDEADVARAALREVAGR encoded by the coding sequence GTGGTTGCCACCTACGCGCAGAGACACGGGCTGAAGCCACTGGGCGCGGGAGTCGGCCTGCGGCGGAGCTTCTACGAGGAGCTGCCCCGCACCGAGCGCCCGCTCGACTGGGTGGAAATCATCCCGGAGAACTTCCTCACGCTGGGAGGCCGTCCGCAGCGCACCCTGGACGCGTGCGTGGAGCGGTGGCCGGTGCTGCCGCACGGCGTGGGGCTGGACATCGGCGGGCCGGACGCGCTGGACGCGGACTACGTCACGCGGCTGGCGGCGCTGGTGAAGCGCGTGGACGCGCCGTTCTTCTCGGACCACCTCTGCTACTCGCGGCTGGACGGCGTGTACCTGCATGACCTGCTGCCGCTGCCCTTCAGCGAGGCCGTGGTGGAGCACGTGGTGCCGCGCGTGCGCGAAGTCATGGCGCGCGTCGGGAAGCCCTTCCTGCTGGAGAACCCGAGCTACTACGCGCGCATGCCGGGCGGCACGCTGCCCGAGGCGGACTTCCTGCGGCACGTGGTGGAGGAGGCGGACTGCGGCCTGCTGCTGGACGTGAACAACGTCTACGTCAACGCGCTCAACCACGGATACGACGCGCGCGCCTTCGTGGACGCGCTGCCGCTGGAGCGGGTGGTGCAGGTGCACCTCGCCGGGCACACGCGCTACCCGGACGTCATCATCGACACGCATGGCGACCGCGTCTGCGACGACGTGTGGTCGCTGTACCGGTATGTGTTGGAGCGCACCGGCCCGGTGGCGACGCTCATCGAGTGGGACCAGGACATTCCGTCCATGGACGCGGTGCTGGACGAGGCGGACGTGGCGCGCGCGGCGCTGCGGGAGGTGGCGGGGCGATGA
- a CDS encoding HvfC/BufC N-terminal domain-containing protein, with amino-acid sequence MKPALKHFFDSMGAYFGRPGEESLEQLYAEHPGWDAQRGRVAVYGDFVRGHVRGVLEKIFPLVRGAVGPEAWSALVEGYTLTRPARHHELNHLAESFPAFVADAAASRGLAAFVPALARFEWTDFAVFASEERAPERVERLTANPTLAVLEHPFQLCAYVRTKGARAEPEAGEELALLWRHPELLVTYYVEATPSALLVLKMAVEGLAVPEVAAATGMPEAELRGAVERYSRDGLVLAPGGGHG; translated from the coding sequence ATGAAGCCGGCGCTGAAACACTTCTTCGACAGCATGGGCGCGTACTTCGGCCGTCCCGGTGAGGAGTCGCTGGAGCAGCTGTACGCGGAGCACCCCGGCTGGGACGCGCAGCGCGGACGCGTGGCCGTCTATGGCGACTTCGTGCGCGGCCACGTGCGCGGTGTGCTGGAGAAAATCTTCCCGCTGGTGCGCGGCGCGGTGGGGCCGGAGGCGTGGAGCGCGCTGGTGGAGGGCTACACGCTGACGCGGCCCGCGCGACACCACGAGCTGAACCACCTGGCCGAGAGCTTCCCGGCCTTCGTCGCGGACGCGGCGGCCTCGCGAGGGCTGGCGGCCTTCGTGCCGGCGCTGGCCCGCTTCGAGTGGACGGACTTCGCGGTGTTCGCTTCCGAGGAGCGCGCTCCGGAGCGCGTGGAGCGGCTGACGGCGAACCCCACGCTGGCCGTGCTGGAGCATCCCTTCCAGCTCTGCGCATACGTGCGCACGAAGGGCGCGAGGGCGGAGCCGGAGGCGGGAGAGGAACTCGCGCTCCTGTGGCGTCATCCAGAGCTGCTGGTGACGTACTACGTGGAGGCCACGCCGTCCGCGCTGCTGGTGCTGAAGATGGCGGTGGAGGGCCTCGCTGTGCCCGAGGTCGCCGCCGCCACCGGCATGCCCGAGGCGGAGCTGCGCGGCGCGGTGGAGCGCTACTCGCGCGACGGGCTGGTGCTGGCGCCGGGCGGCGGCCACGGCTGA